The following proteins are co-located in the Colletotrichum lupini chromosome 4, complete sequence genome:
- a CDS encoding carboxylesterase translates to MPSLTKSLVSLLSAAIIGQVQAVDPLVDLGYTKVQGVAEQGGATRWLGVRFAAPPVGQLRFAAPVDPPNTTDVVDASNFRPICLARSASDFTMKPNKRFTTDEDCLYVNIFAPSNATPESKLPVMYFIQGGGFQSLSNANFNGSDLARFGNMLVVQVNYRVGPYGFLQSKEVEAGASMNNGLKDQIQGLKWLEQHAAAFGGNPDQMVAVGDSAGATSVAMLLAAFGDNDPGLIKGAIMESVSVATVRTLEQGQEQYNCLTNATGCNKQADSLACLRGLNATALQTEDCQFNPNLDGDLVKAPTLQRFAEGKYLKVPTIAGTCTDEGTKNVPQKTDTVEEAFKNMNNQATQSLSNASLALLKETYLDKPQPVFPNSGKLWRQLATAHGDYRAHCITKIFQDAMARDGVTTFNYRYGPLDDEQEAQGFGAYHTVELNGVFGPNNTDGAPPKSYSTTNAPIVPLTQAYWASFVRSLDPNAAKIQAGMPVWAAWTVDGKQRLLFQNNTGTMEGMPAAQQDNCAMLAPMIPFIETPASDAQKASVNLQKVSGATAPPAGQPAKAPAAGSGAGMNMGESMSGKQMEMESEHGNKRNGTKHGGGEGGGKGGGKGKGKGKGMGHKNGTSPDAPKHGGGEGGGKGGGKGGGKGRKNETMPTPGGGGGKGGGRGGMGGRNGTNSTPPSAPPRVGSASSMGYGITGVLSATVVVCLGQFLLA, encoded by the exons ATGCCTTCCCTAACCAAATCCCTCGTTTCTCTTCTTTCGGCCGCAATCATCGGCCAGGTCCAGGCGGTTGACCCGCTTGTAGACCTTGGCTACACCAAAGTCCAAGGAGTCGCCGAGCAGGGCGGTGCGACTCGCTGGCTGGGCGTCCGGTTTGCTGCGCCGCCTGTGGGTCAGCTCCGGTTCGCGGCACCGGTTGATCCCCCGAACACGACTGATGTTGTCGATGCTTCGAAT TTCCGCCCGATATGTCTAGCCCGAAGTGCCTCAGACTTCACCATGAAGCCGAACAAGCGCTTCACGACGGACGAAGACTGTCTCTATGTCAACATCTTTGCGCCATCGAACGCGACACCGGAGTCCAAGTTGCCAGTCATGTACTTCATCCAAGGCGGCGGGTTTCAGTCTCTTTCCAACGCCAACTTCAACGGCAGCGATCTGGCCAGGTTCGGGAACATGCTAGTCGTTCAGGTGAACTATAGAGTTG GGCCCTATGGTTTCTTGCAGAGCAAGGAGGTGGAGGCTGGCGCGAGTATGAACAACGGCCTCAAGGACCAGATCCAAGGGCTGAAATGGCTGGAGCAACACGCCGCTGCT TTCGGAGGAAACCCAGATCAGATGGTTGCCGTAGGCGACTCCGCCGGCGCGACCTCAGTAGCCATGCTTCTAGCGGCCTTTGGAGACAACGACCCGGGTCTGATCAAGGGAGCCATTATGGAATCGGTCTCCGTCGCTACCGTCCGCACCCTCGAGCAAGGCCAGGAACAGTACAACTGCCTAACCAACGCCACCGGCTGCAACAAGCAAGCTGACTCCCTCGCCTGTCTCCGCGGCCTCAACGCGACGGCCCTGCAGACGGAGGACTGCCAGTTCAACCCCAACCTCGATGGCGACCTCGTCAAGGCGCCGACGCTGCAACGCTTCGCCGAGGGGAAATATCTCAAGGTCCCCACCATCGCGGGAACCTGCACCGACGAGGGGACCAAGAACGTGCCCCAAAAGACCGACACCGTCGAGGAGGCCTTCAAGAACATGAACAACCAGGCCACGCAGTCCCTTAGCAACGCCTCCCTCGCCCTCCTCAAGGAAACCTATCTCGACAAGCCGCAGCCAGTTTTCCCCAACTCAGGGAAACTCTGGCGCCAGCTCGCGACCGCCCACGGCGACTACAGGGCGCACTGTATCACGAAAATCTTCCAAGACGCCATGGCTCGCGACGGCGTGACGACCTTCAACTACCGCTACGGGCCTCTCGACGACGAGCAGGAGGCCCAGGGCTTCGGCGCCTACCACACCGTCGAGCTCAACGGCGTCTTTGGTCCCAACAACACGGACGGCGCCCCGCCAAAGAGCTACTCGACTACCAATGCGCCCATCGTGCCACTGACGCAGGCCTACTGGGCCAGCTTCGTCCGCAGCCTCGACCCCAACGCCGCGAAGATCCAGGCGGGTATGCCGGTGTGGGCGGCGTGGACCGTCGACGGGAAGCAGAGGCTGCTGTTCCAGAATAATACGGGAACGATGGAGGGCATGCCCGCCGCGCAGCAGGATAACTGCGCCATGTTGGCGCCCATGATTCCCTTCATCGAGACGCCTGCGTCGGATGCGCAGAAGGCGTCTGTGAATTTGCAAAAGGTGTCCGGAGCTACGGCGCCGCCGGCTGGGCAGCCTGCCAAGGCTCCAGCTGCTGGTAGTGGTGCCGGTATGAACATGGGCGAGTCCATGTCTGGCAAGCAGATGGAGATGGAGTCAGAGCATGGGAACAAACGCAATGGCACTAAGCACGGCGGAGGAGAGGGCGGCGGCAAAGGTGGTGGTAAAGGCAAAGGCAAAGGGAAGGGCATGGGACATAAGAACGGTACGAGCCCTGATGCCCCGAAGCATggtggaggagaaggaggtggCAAGGGCGGTGGTAAGGGCGGCGGTAAGGGACGCAAGAACGAGACAATGCCAACGCCCGGAGGAGGCGGGGGTAAGGGAGGAGGCAGAGGAGGTATGGGAGGCAGAAACGGGACCAACTCTACTCCTCCTAGTGCACCTCCTCGGGTTGGTTCTGCTTCCAGCATGGGGTACGGAATCACTGGAGTGCTGTCAGCTACGGTGGTGGTATGTCTCGGGCAGTTCCTTTTGGCTTAA